One Panicum virgatum strain AP13 chromosome 9K, P.virgatum_v5, whole genome shotgun sequence genomic region harbors:
- the LOC120651218 gene encoding aquaporin PIP2-2-like, with translation METVGAKKDYKDPAPAPLVNAGELGKWSLYRAVIAEFVATLLFVYVALATVIGHKRQDEAQPCGGVGVLGIAWSFGGMIFVLVYCTAGISGGHVNPAVTFALLLARKVSLVRAVLYVVAQCLGAICGAGLVRAFHGGANYLRFGGGANELSAGYSKGAGLAAEIVGTFVLVYTVFSATDPKRKVRDTHVPVLAPLPIGFAVFMVHLATIPVTGTGINPARSLGPAVVYNQRKAWEDHWVFWVGPLIGAAAAMVYHQLVLRAGAAKAFASWRNSNHI, from the coding sequence ATGGAGACCGTGGGAGCCAAGAAGGATTACAAAGACCCCGCCCCGGCACCGCTCGTGAACGCCGGGGAGCTGGGCAAGTGGTCCCTCTACCGCGCCGTCATCGCCGAGTTCGTCGCCACGCTGCTCTTCGTCTACGTCGCGCTGGCCACCGTCATCGGCCACAAGCGCCAGGACGAGGCCCAGCCGTGCGGTGGCGTCGGTGTGCTGGGCATCGCCTGGTCCTTCGGCGGCATGATCTTCGTGCTCGTCTACTGCACCGCCGGCATCTCCGGCGGCCACGTCAACCCGGCGGTCACCTTCGCCCTGCTGCTCGCGCGCAAGGTCTCACTAGTGCGCGCCGTGCTCTACGTGGTCGCGCAGTGCCTGGGCGCCATCTGCGGCGCCGGCCTCGTCAGGGCCTTCCACGGCGGCGCCAACTACCTGCGCTTTGGCGGCGGTGCGAACGAGCTCTCCGCCGGCTACTCCAAGGGAGCTGGGCTGGCCGCCGAGATAGTCGGCACCTTCGTGCTCGTCTACACTGTCTTCTCGGCCACCGATCCCAAGCGCAAGGTTAGAGATACGCACGTCCCGGTCCTTGCGCCGCTGCCCATCGGGTTCGCGGTGTTCATGGTGCACCTGGCCACCATCCCCGTCACTGGCACGGGCATCAACCCGGCTAGGAGCCTGGGACCAGCCGTGGTGTACAACCAGCGGAAGGCTTGGGAGGATCACTGGGTTTTCTGGGTCGGCCCACTCATCGGCGCCGCAGCCGCCATGGTCTACCACCAGCTGGTCCTCCGCGCTGGCGCAGCCAAGGCCTTCGCATCCTGGCGCAACAGCAACCATATCTGA